Genomic DNA from Paenibacillus sp. MBLB1832:
ACTCAAATCTTCGATATACCGACATTCGTACTTCATTCGATTTCAATCCCCTGCATCCTGCACAATCAACTCTTATATCTGATATTAATATCAAACTCCGAAGAAAGATAGCGGGAAACGTGATCGCGAACTTCGGACTTCAGATCTCGCAACCAAGATGCATCGAAGCGTTCAATAACCTCGGTCCGCAGATCCTCATACTTTGACTTCGCTTTATCCGTTTCTTTGGACCTGGAAGAAGCATAGAGAAAGAGACTCAAGCAGACCAGCATAAGAGCGCACAGCCAACGATTTGAAATTAACATATCTAAGATGACCATCGCATTCCCGCCCGCTTTCATAATAACTAGGCGATGAAAGAGGTAGATCACACCGAGCAACGTTCCGCCTGCCAGTATGGAGAGTAAAGGCTGAAGCCGTTTAAGCCTGTCCAATTTTTCTTTGCGCT
This window encodes:
- a CDS encoding DUF2663 family protein produces the protein MFVPINELSEDSQVMLKELSERKEKLDRLKRLQPLLSILAGGTLLGVIYLFHRLVIMKAGGNAMVILDMLISNRWLCALMLVCLSLFLYASSRSKETDKAKSKYEDLRTEVIERFDASWLRDLKSEVRDHVSRYLSSEFDINIRYKS